A region from the Lysobacter antibioticus genome encodes:
- a CDS encoding NAD(P)/FAD-dependent oxidoreductase, with protein sequence MNDVIIIGGSFAGLAAALQLGRARRKVTVLDTGLPRNRFAGHSHGLLGHDHKPPLDILAEARQQLARYPTIRLVNGRADSISGAIDDFTVLTADGESLGARRLILSYGVVDQMPDVPGFAESWGTSIVPCPYCDGFEVAGQHWGLVWSGPQSHNQVRLFHDWTDRLTVLADGREIAPDIRADLARRGIPVVDGRIAEIAHHGEQNAIARLDTGSQVSVDILFAHPRNKPSASLHESLGLATVDTPLGIVLKVDERRETSMPGIYAAGDLTNPLLPSVTTASWQGAMAGIFAQQSMLG encoded by the coding sequence ATGAATGACGTCATCATCATCGGCGGCAGCTTTGCTGGTCTCGCCGCCGCCCTGCAACTCGGCCGTGCCCGCCGCAAGGTCACCGTTCTCGATACCGGTTTGCCGCGAAATCGCTTCGCCGGCCACTCACATGGCCTGCTTGGACACGATCACAAGCCACCGCTGGATATCCTGGCCGAGGCGCGTCAGCAGCTGGCGCGCTATCCCACGATCAGACTGGTCAATGGCCGGGCCGACAGCATCTCCGGCGCTATCGACGATTTCACCGTACTCACTGCCGATGGTGAAAGTCTTGGGGCGCGCCGTCTGATCCTAAGCTATGGCGTCGTCGACCAGATGCCTGATGTTCCGGGCTTTGCCGAAAGCTGGGGCACGTCCATCGTGCCTTGCCCCTATTGCGATGGCTTTGAAGTCGCCGGCCAGCATTGGGGGCTCGTCTGGTCCGGCCCGCAGTCGCACAATCAGGTCAGGCTGTTCCACGATTGGACCGACAGGCTGACGGTCTTGGCCGATGGTCGCGAAATTGCTCCCGATATCCGAGCCGATCTAGCGCGCCGCGGTATACCTGTCGTCGATGGCCGGATTGCCGAAATCGCTCATCACGGGGAGCAAAACGCCATCGCCAGGCTCGACACCGGCTCCCAGGTTTCGGTCGACATCCTGTTCGCGCATCCGCGCAACAAGCCGTCCGCAAGCCTGCATGAATCACTGGGCCTCGCCACGGTCGATACGCCCCTCGGCATCGTCCTCAAGGTCGACGAGCGCCGCGAAACCAGCATGCCCGGCATCTACGCTGCGGGCGACCTTACCAACCCTCTCTTGCCCTCGGTCACCACTGCATCATGGCAAGGCGCGATGGCGGGTATTTTCGCCCAGCAGTCGATGCTGGGTTGA
- a CDS encoding LuxR C-terminal-related transcriptional regulator has translation MKYVVADDHLSSVLMVTKLLQDRMDVREEAISSAKDSEALFEVLDGVADGPVVVILDLVMPGKLKRLPLLRAVLDHAADIRVVAYSGSDSALLAEAVLDAGAFSYVSKGSSRSVLLEAIKSATQRNKYMDPQVDVQKNQGHPWRDLTPREASVIIMLCKGESVSSVAEALGITNKTVSSHKVRALQKLDLPESAGLTSYLINSGLTYLLDD, from the coding sequence ATGAAGTATGTCGTTGCAGATGACCATCTTTCTTCGGTGTTGATGGTCACCAAGTTGTTGCAGGACCGGATGGACGTGCGGGAAGAGGCCATTTCATCGGCCAAGGATAGCGAGGCGCTTTTTGAGGTGCTCGATGGCGTGGCCGACGGCCCCGTCGTCGTGATCCTCGACCTCGTTATGCCAGGCAAGCTGAAGCGGTTGCCGCTCCTAAGAGCTGTGTTGGACCACGCCGCTGACATCCGTGTGGTCGCCTACTCGGGATCGGATAGCGCCCTGCTAGCGGAGGCCGTCTTGGATGCAGGAGCATTCAGTTACGTAAGCAAGGGCAGCTCAAGGTCGGTGCTACTAGAGGCGATCAAGTCTGCTACGCAACGGAACAAGTATATGGACCCTCAGGTCGACGTCCAAAAGAACCAGGGCCACCCGTGGCGAGATCTGACGCCGCGAGAGGCAAGCGTGATCATCATGCTCTGTAAGGGCGAATCGGTGTCCAGTGTCGCGGAGGCTCTAGGTATTACCAACAAGACCGTCTCTTCACACAAGGTGAGAGCCCTGCAGAAGCTGGACCTGCCTGAAAGCGCGGGGCTTACGTCTTATCTGATTAACAGCGGACTGACCTACCTGCTGGACGACTAA